The window AAAACTCTGAAAACTCATTGTTTTTCAAGAACTAAATCCCAATTCATTTAAAAATTAGAGTAACCTTAATTAAAGTTTACTGCACTTGACCTCTCTTTAACGATTTGGTAATTCTTAGAAAAGCAATGAGAGTTTTTAACTATCTGAATATGGAGATTTCTTAGTAAAATGCCTGCTTTGCGAGATTGAAACCGTTCAATACGGAAGCAACCTCAACAGGTCTCATCAGTGAAATGCCCGAGGGATTGGAATTTTGAAGCAGTATTCACAGAAAAATCAGTTTTGAAAAGTCTGATTTTTTCAATTAAATCAGAAGGTTTTCGTCTTTACATTTTCTAAAATTACTCTTTTTATTCCTTCTTTGTCTATACCTACAAGGCTCCTGAGGATTTGTTGGCTTCCATGCTCAATGAATTTGTCGGGGATTCCGAGGTTTATTAATTTCCCGCAGTACCACGGGGAGAGAAATTCGTCAACAGCGGAGCCAAAACCGCCTTTAACTGTATTTTCTTCAACCGTTATTATTATCTTGTACTTCTTTGCGAGCTCTTTAAGGAGCTCCTCGTCTATCGGCTTTATAAACCTTGCATTAACCACAGTGGCGATTATTCCTTCCTTCTCAAGCTCTTTAGCAGCCTCAAGGGCCTGGTAAACCGGCCAGCCCGTTGCCAAAATCAGTACGTCCTTTCCCTCTTTTAAAACTTCCCAGGTTCCGATAGGGATTTCCTTTAAGGGCTCCCTTATTCTAACTCCGTAGCCCCTTCCCCTGGGGTAGCGAACGGCAAAGGGTTTATCCGATTTAATTGCGGTAAAGAGGAGGTGGCGGAGCTCCTCCTCATCTTTCGGAGCGGCAACGACCATATTGGGAATTGAGCGCAGGTATGAAAGGTCAAAAATCCCGTGATGGGTTGCTCCGTCCTCCCCTACGAGCCCTGCCCTGTCTACTGCAAAGACTACCGGGAGCTCTTGAAGGGCAACATCGTGAACTATCTGGTCGTAGGCCCTCTGAAGGAAAGTTGAGTATATTGCAACAACAGGTTTAAGCCCCTTTTTTGCCAACCCTGCAGCAAAAGTAACGGCGTGCTGTTCAGCTATACCAACGTCAAAGTAGCGGTTCGGGAAGACTTCCCTAAACTTATCAAGACCCGTTCCTGAAGGCATTGCAGCAGTTATACCGATCACCCTTTTGTCTTCTTTAGCTATTTCAATTAAGGTATTTGAAAAAACTTCAGTGTA of the Thermovibrio guaymasensis genome contains:
- the dxs gene encoding 1-deoxy-D-xylulose-5-phosphate synthase, whose protein sequence is MILERVNSPDDLKKLSFEELKILAEEVREFIVETVKKTGGHLASSLGVVELTIALLRVFSPPKDEIVWDVGHQSYPYKILTDRKDKFHTLRQFGGISGFPSIKESPYDAFGTGHSSTSISAALGIKVAKRLKGEDGKVIAVIGDGALTAGQAYEGLNNAGQLGEDLIVILNDNKMSISKNIGAISNYLTKLTTGENLRRAKERLEEVTKRIFGEKIYRGLKRVEDLLVKGLFPPGMLFEELGFRYVGPIDGHDIETLETTLRNVSKLKGPTLVHVLTKKGKGYEPAEEKPDKFHGVSPKSSSLEPRPPTYTEVFSNTLIEIAKEDKRVIGITAAMPSGTGLDKFREVFPNRYFDVGIAEQHAVTFAAGLAKKGLKPVVAIYSTFLQRAYDQIVHDVALQELPVVFAVDRAGLVGEDGATHHGIFDLSYLRSIPNMVVAAPKDEEELRHLLFTAIKSDKPFAVRYPRGRGYGVRIREPLKEIPIGTWEVLKEGKDVLILATGWPVYQALEAAKELEKEGIIATVVNARFIKPIDEELLKELAKKYKIIITVEENTVKGGFGSAVDEFLSPWYCGKLINLGIPDKFIEHGSQQILRSLVGIDKEGIKRVILENVKTKTF